One part of the Cyclobacteriaceae bacterium genome encodes these proteins:
- a CDS encoding TonB-dependent receptor: MPRNFTITLFLIFSVLSLNLTAQSLIKGQLFDASSNEPLIGATVSVKGTGSGAATGSDGKFELKYSGEFPVTLRISYVGYDSKEVVVDGKNDLSVSLIVSSSALTEVLVTARRRKEEVQDIPIPITVLGSFQIENTVSFNVNRIKELVPSVQLYSSNPRNTTLNIRGIGSTFGLTNDGIDPGVGFYVDGVYYARPAATTIDFIDIEQIEVLRGPQGTLFGKNTTAGTFNITTRRPSFKTGGDFELSYGNFGFTQAKASVTGPLVNDKLALRVSFTGTHRDGLIYNQATEKYVNTLNNVGVRGQLLYLPTDKIEVLFAVDHTRQRPDGYAQVFAGVAPTQRAAYRQFENIIADLNYDLPTRNPFDRVIDHDTPWKSGQDMGGISINADFDLGKGKLTSTTAWRYWTWDPSNDRDFTGLQGLRLSQAPSQHYQLSQELRYAGEFSSKLSGVFGVFLFSQNLKSDPVHTEEAGRDQWRFSQSTTSNLWATPGLLDGYGIKTTQLFENFSGAVFGQLEWTVSDKFSVLPGIRINYDKKSVDFSRVTYGGLETDDPALIAIKRSVYNDQAFVADVNKTNYSGQLTVSYKANKFIRTFATYAVGFKPVGLNLGGLPSVAGQPLVELATIKPEQVNHVELGIKTQPTANSMLNLTVFNSDIKDYQTLVQVADLSVNRGFLANAEKVRVRGVEIDASYRYKKVIALNGALSFTDGTYVSFPNAPPPLEGTGGETFKDISGGQLPGISRWAATVGAESSVKGTLLGQTGDYFVGVDAFYRSSFSSSPSPSQYLNIDGYALLNGRLGYRATEGVTLFVWSRNLLNVNYFEQLFPGAGNAGHYAGVLGDQRTFGITIRYNIQ, from the coding sequence ATGCCCCGAAATTTTACCATTACTCTATTTCTGATTTTCTCAGTTTTGTCCCTGAATCTAACTGCCCAAAGCCTGATAAAGGGGCAACTATTTGATGCCTCTTCCAACGAGCCCCTTATTGGCGCAACGGTATCCGTTAAAGGGACCGGCAGCGGGGCGGCCACGGGTTCGGATGGAAAATTTGAGTTGAAGTATTCCGGGGAATTTCCCGTTACCCTACGTATTTCTTATGTGGGGTACGATTCAAAAGAAGTAGTTGTGGATGGCAAAAACGATTTGTCTGTTTCATTGATTGTATCCAGCTCTGCGCTTACAGAAGTTTTAGTAACTGCCAGGAGAAGAAAGGAAGAAGTTCAGGATATACCCATTCCCATTACAGTGCTGGGTTCATTTCAAATTGAAAACACCGTGTCGTTTAACGTGAATCGTATAAAGGAACTTGTGCCTTCCGTTCAGCTCTACTCATCCAATCCCAGAAATACAACACTAAACATACGTGGTATTGGTTCTACCTTCGGGCTCACGAATGATGGTATTGATCCGGGTGTAGGCTTTTATGTTGATGGTGTTTACTATGCCCGTCCGGCAGCCACCACTATTGATTTTATTGACATTGAACAAATAGAAGTATTGCGCGGACCACAAGGAACGCTGTTTGGAAAAAATACTACGGCCGGTACGTTCAACATCACAACACGCAGGCCGAGCTTTAAAACTGGGGGCGACTTTGAGTTGAGTTATGGCAATTTTGGATTCACACAAGCTAAGGCTTCAGTTACCGGTCCGTTGGTAAACGATAAGCTTGCGTTGCGTGTATCCTTCACCGGCACACACCGCGATGGTTTGATTTACAATCAGGCAACGGAGAAATATGTAAACACACTGAATAACGTGGGCGTACGTGGGCAACTGTTGTACCTGCCTACGGATAAGATTGAAGTATTGTTTGCGGTGGATCATACCCGCCAGCGGCCCGATGGCTACGCACAGGTATTTGCCGGTGTGGCTCCAACGCAGCGCGCTGCCTACCGGCAATTTGAAAACATTATTGCCGACTTGAATTATGATCTTCCTACACGCAACCCATTCGACAGGGTGATTGATCATGATACGCCCTGGAAGTCGGGGCAGGACATGGGAGGCATTTCAATCAATGCTGATTTTGATTTGGGAAAAGGCAAACTGACTTCAACAACAGCCTGGCGTTATTGGACATGGGATCCGTCTAACGACAGGGATTTTACCGGGCTTCAAGGTCTGCGCTTATCACAGGCGCCATCACAGCACTATCAACTTTCGCAGGAACTCCGGTATGCCGGAGAGTTTAGCTCGAAGCTAAGTGGTGTATTTGGTGTGTTTCTTTTCAGTCAGAATTTGAAATCAGATCCGGTTCACACGGAAGAAGCCGGAAGAGATCAGTGGCGGTTTTCACAAAGCACAACAAGCAATTTATGGGCAACACCGGGCTTGTTGGATGGGTATGGAATAAAGACCACGCAATTATTTGAAAACTTCAGCGGGGCTGTTTTTGGTCAGTTGGAGTGGACTGTTTCCGATAAATTTTCTGTTTTGCCCGGCATCCGGATTAACTATGATAAGAAGAGCGTTGATTTTTCACGGGTAACGTATGGCGGGTTGGAAACGGATGATCCGGCATTGATTGCCATTAAACGGTCGGTATATAATGATCAGGCCTTTGTTGCCGATGTGAACAAAACCAATTACTCAGGCCAGTTAACTGTTTCATACAAGGCCAACAAGTTTATTAGAACGTTTGCTACCTATGCTGTTGGCTTTAAACCGGTAGGATTAAATCTTGGAGGATTACCCAGCGTTGCCGGTCAACCCCTGGTAGAACTGGCCACAATAAAGCCTGAACAGGTAAACCATGTTGAGCTGGGCATTAAAACACAACCTACGGCCAACTCAATGCTTAACCTCACCGTGTTCAACTCAGATATAAAAGACTACCAAACGTTGGTGCAGGTGGCCGATCTTTCGGTAAACCGCGGCTTCCTGGCCAATGCTGAAAAAGTACGTGTACGTGGTGTGGAAATAGATGCGAGCTACCGTTATAAAAAAGTCATCGCCTTGAATGGAGCCTTGAGTTTTACTGATGGAACCTACGTTTCATTTCCCAATGCACCACCGCCATTGGAAGGTACTGGTGGGGAAACATTCAAGGATATTTCTGGCGGACAGCTTCCGGGAATTTCAAGATGGGCTGCTACTGTTGGTGCTGAATCATCCGTTAAGGGTACACTACTTGGCCAAACAGGCGACTACTTTGTTGGTGTTGATGCGTTTTATCGTTCATCGTTCTCCTCCAGTCCTTCTCCTTCACAATACCTGAATATTGATGGCTATGCATTGCTGAACGGAAGGCTTGGTTATCGGGCCACAGAAGGGGTAACTTTATTTGTGTGGAGCAGGAATTTGCTAAACGTTAATTATTTTGAGCAGCTGTTTCCGGGCGCTGGCAATGCAGGGCACTATGCTGGTGTGCTGGGCGATCAGCGAACTTTTGGTATTACCATTCGATACAACATACAATAA
- a CDS encoding DUF2490 domain-containing protein → MKRVYCDKRFLKTYFFIIGLVAVFPAHSQQEREKLDNRIVYTKYTIYDFFKEGSKWGWDLDVVYRRQSTLGEKGLVNSLQEPLRFSIRPWLAYQPTKYTRISFNPIGLFNSAPRYPLESDLDRPFERELRTTLQINHSTYFKRFNFTHRLRFESRWRGIDNEDGSVHNWRIRYRIRTRIPLNTNYFYTNRTVYVSQYSEMHVEFGKNYGFNNFSQNRNYLGVGVRFWDWARVEAGYIYQLNVRSNLYQVDVSRGPMFYLFIDYLSKLRLSN, encoded by the coding sequence ATGAAGCGAGTTTACTGTGACAAACGTTTTTTAAAAACCTACTTTTTCATAATTGGGTTAGTGGCTGTTTTCCCTGCTCATAGTCAACAGGAACGCGAAAAGCTTGATAACCGCATTGTATATACCAAGTACACGATTTATGATTTCTTTAAAGAAGGGAGCAAATGGGGATGGGATCTTGATGTGGTGTACCGCAGGCAATCAACATTAGGTGAAAAGGGTTTAGTTAATTCACTTCAGGAGCCTTTGCGTTTTAGTATACGTCCCTGGCTGGCGTATCAGCCAACAAAGTATACGCGCATATCTTTTAATCCAATTGGACTTTTCAACTCTGCACCTCGCTATCCATTAGAAAGCGACCTGGACAGACCTTTTGAGCGAGAACTACGCACCACATTACAGATTAATCATTCAACGTATTTCAAACGTTTTAATTTCACACATCGCTTACGCTTTGAATCGAGATGGCGTGGCATCGACAACGAAGACGGCTCTGTACACAACTGGAGGATACGGTACAGGATTCGAACAAGAATACCCCTGAACACAAACTATTTCTACACCAACAGAACGGTTTATGTCAGCCAATATTCAGAGATGCATGTTGAATTTGGCAAAAATTATGGTTTCAATAATTTCAGTCAGAACAGAAACTACCTTGGAGTGGGAGTGCGTTTCTGGGATTGGGCCAGGGTCGAAGCTGGATACATTTATCAGTTAAACGTTCGGAGTAACCTTTACCAGGTGGATGTTTCCCGAGGGCCGATGTTCTATCTCTTTATTGATTACTTAAGCAAGTTGCGCTTGAGTAATTGA
- a CDS encoding outer membrane beta-barrel protein, which yields MRRAVVLLSFCLMSMIHCVGQHEQTHSTDSLKVLAAQEIKTEHSVTHHQNKTRKKIWPIDWNNLPYSFDDMTLLVGINTSGIYYSNNYRELSYITGYSIGVEDFIPVFERAFFHFGLKYTRRGFEHSDYHVKFKTHNIDVPLFLSYELPALRMNDLRLLIGSQLVFRTGSTTEGAYTSPGDYYRYYPTQFSNFDFGFMFGLSAEFNNFYTTVRSFSGFVKLMPDDTGMNSTFSLEVGYFIFRNLRK from the coding sequence ATGCGTAGAGCAGTTGTACTTCTATCGTTTTGTTTAATGAGCATGATTCATTGCGTGGGGCAGCATGAACAAACACACTCAACGGACTCTTTAAAAGTATTGGCCGCACAGGAAATAAAGACTGAACATTCAGTTACACATCATCAAAATAAAACAAGAAAAAAAATATGGCCAATTGACTGGAACAATCTGCCTTATTCATTTGATGATATGACTTTACTTGTAGGTATAAATACCTCAGGTATTTATTACTCCAATAATTATCGCGAACTCTCTTACATAACCGGTTACTCTATTGGTGTTGAGGATTTTATTCCTGTATTTGAACGCGCCTTCTTTCATTTCGGACTTAAGTACACGCGAAGGGGTTTTGAGCACAGCGATTACCATGTAAAATTTAAAACACATAACATTGATGTCCCGCTTTTTTTGTCCTACGAGTTACCTGCGTTGCGGATGAATGACTTGCGTTTGCTGATTGGAAGTCAGCTTGTTTTTCGAACCGGGTCAACAACAGAGGGGGCGTATACAAGCCCGGGCGATTATTACCGATACTATCCTACTCAATTCAGCAACTTCGATTTCGGCTTTATGTTTGGGCTAAGTGCCGAATTCAATAATTTTTATACCACTGTACGCAGTTTCTCAGGTTTTGTAAAACTTATGCCTGACGATACCGGTATGAATAGTACCTTTAGCCTGGAAGTGGGTTACTTTATTTTCAGAAATCTGCGAAAGTAA